One Leclercia pneumoniae genomic region harbors:
- the yfcG gene encoding GSH-dependent disulfide bond oxidoreductase, giving the protein MIDLYYAPTPNGHKITLFLEEAQLDYQLIRVDISRGEQFRPEFLALSPNNKIPAIVDNDPEDGGQPLSLFESGAILLYLAEKSGTLLSGELRERHVTLQWLFWQMSGLGPMLGQNHHFNYHAPQPIPYAIERYQVETQRLYNVLNKRLEKTPWLAGDHYSIADIACWPWVNEHVRQRVDLATWPAVNNWFERIRTRPATQRALLKA; this is encoded by the coding sequence CTCTATTACGCCCCGACCCCTAACGGACATAAGATCACCCTTTTTCTGGAAGAGGCGCAGCTAGATTACCAATTGATTCGGGTGGATATCAGCCGGGGAGAGCAGTTTCGCCCTGAGTTTCTGGCCCTCTCACCCAACAATAAAATCCCCGCCATCGTGGATAACGATCCCGAGGATGGTGGCCAGCCGTTAAGCCTGTTTGAATCGGGAGCGATCCTGCTTTATCTGGCAGAAAAGTCAGGCACGTTACTGAGCGGGGAGTTGCGCGAGCGGCATGTTACCTTGCAGTGGCTTTTCTGGCAGATGAGCGGATTAGGGCCGATGCTGGGACAAAACCACCATTTCAACTACCATGCACCGCAGCCGATCCCCTATGCCATCGAGCGTTATCAGGTGGAAACGCAGCGGCTTTATAACGTGCTTAACAAGCGGCTGGAAAAAACACCGTGGCTGGCGGGCGATCACTATAGCATCGCCGATATCGCCTGTTGGCCCTGGGTGAACGAGCACGTACGTCAGCGCGTAGACCTGGCGACATGGCCTGCGGTCAACAACTGGTTTGAACGCATACGTACGCGCCCGGCAACCCAACGCGCCCTGTTAAAAGCGTAA
- the folX gene encoding dihydroneopterin triphosphate 2'-epimerase: MSQHDAIIRIKNLRLRTYIGIKEEERANRQDIVINVTIHYPADKARASEDINDALNYRTITKSIIQLVENNRFSLLEKLTQDVLDLAREHHWVTYAEVEIDKLHALRYADSVSMTLSWQR; encoded by the coding sequence ATGTCCCAACACGACGCAATAATCAGAATCAAAAATTTACGCCTGCGTACCTATATTGGTATTAAAGAGGAAGAGCGCGCTAATCGTCAGGATATCGTCATCAATGTGACCATTCACTATCCTGCCGATAAAGCGCGCGCCAGCGAAGATATTAACGACGCGCTGAACTACCGCACCATTACCAAGAGCATCATTCAGCTGGTCGAGAATAACCGCTTCTCATTGCTCGAAAAATTAACTCAGGATGTGCTCGATCTCGCACGCGAACATCACTGGGTCACCTATGCTGAAGTCGAAATCGATAAACTTCATGCGCTGCGCTACGCCGACTCCGTCTCTATGACGTTAAGCTGGCAACGCTAA
- a CDS encoding TIGR01777 family oxidoreductase — MQILLTGGTGLIGRHLIPRLRQLGHEITVVTRSPEKARQVLGSDITLWKGLAERQNLDGFDAVINLAGEPIADKRWTEQQKQRLCNSRWQITQRLVDLFKASNTPPSVLISGSATGYYGDLGEVVVTEEEPPHNEFTHKLCARWEQIACGAQSDSTRVCLLRTGVVLAPKGGILAKMLPVFKLGLGGPIGNGRQYLAWIHVDDMVNGILWLLDNDLRGPFNMVSPYPVRNEQFAHALGHALHRPAVVRAPATAVRLMMGESAVLVLGGQRALPKRLEAAGFAFRWFDLEDALGDVVG, encoded by the coding sequence ATGCAGATTCTGTTAACCGGCGGAACCGGCCTGATTGGCCGTCATCTGATCCCCCGCTTGCGCCAGCTGGGCCATGAGATCACGGTGGTGACGCGCAGCCCGGAAAAAGCACGGCAGGTACTGGGTAGCGATATTACCCTCTGGAAAGGGCTGGCTGAACGGCAGAATCTCGACGGCTTCGACGCCGTCATCAACCTCGCGGGTGAGCCTATCGCCGACAAACGCTGGACTGAACAGCAGAAACAGCGTTTATGTAACAGTCGCTGGCAAATTACCCAGCGGCTGGTTGACCTGTTCAAGGCCAGCAATACACCGCCGTCGGTCCTGATTTCCGGGTCGGCCACGGGCTATTATGGCGATTTGGGTGAAGTGGTCGTTACCGAAGAAGAGCCCCCGCATAACGAATTTACCCACAAACTTTGCGCCCGCTGGGAACAGATAGCCTGCGGTGCGCAAAGCGATTCCACCCGCGTCTGCCTGCTTCGCACCGGCGTGGTCCTGGCCCCGAAGGGCGGGATCCTGGCGAAAATGCTGCCGGTATTCAAGCTCGGCCTCGGCGGGCCGATTGGCAATGGACGGCAATATCTGGCGTGGATCCACGTCGATGATATGGTCAACGGTATTCTGTGGCTGCTGGATAACGATCTGCGCGGCCCGTTCAATATGGTCTCGCCTTACCCGGTGCGTAATGAGCAGTTTGCCCACGCGCTCGGTCATGCGCTGCATCGCCCGGCGGTGGTTCGCGCTCCGGCCACGGCGGTGCGCCTGATGATGGGAGAGTCCGCTGTGCTGGTATTAGGCGGCCAGCGCGCTCTGCCGAAGCGGCTGGAGGCGGCTGGCTTTGCGTTCCGTTGGTTTGACTTAGAAGATGCGCTGGGAGATGTGGTAGGTTAA
- a CDS encoding GNAT family N-acetyltransferase: MAIITTPRLSLSPFEPSDWPFFRALREDPAIMRYMAAIAPEKETQRLFALRLTSKHLFVIRRHDDPTPLGDIGLQISDHHPEEADIGYTIVPQAQGQGYASEALQAVCDYGFTQAGVKAVNAYVLADNGGSVRVLEKAGFVRTQVLEKAYEIDGVRYDDWVYRLEPDAANSPLP, translated from the coding sequence ATGGCGATCATTACCACTCCCCGGCTCTCCCTCTCCCCGTTCGAACCCTCTGACTGGCCCTTTTTTCGCGCCCTGCGTGAAGATCCGGCGATAATGCGCTACATGGCCGCCATTGCCCCTGAGAAAGAGACGCAGCGCCTGTTTGCGCTGCGCCTGACATCGAAACATCTCTTTGTGATTCGCCGCCATGACGATCCCACCCCGCTGGGGGACATCGGCCTACAAATCAGCGACCACCATCCTGAAGAGGCGGATATCGGTTATACCATCGTGCCCCAGGCGCAAGGCCAGGGCTACGCCAGCGAGGCGCTTCAGGCGGTCTGTGACTATGGGTTTACCCAGGCCGGCGTGAAGGCGGTCAATGCTTATGTACTGGCGGATAACGGCGGTTCAGTGCGGGTGCTTGAGAAAGCCGGGTTTGTCCGGACCCAGGTGCTGGAAAAAGCTTACGAGATTGATGGCGTGCGGTATGACGATTGGGTGTATCGGCTGGAGCCTGATGCGGCCAATTCCCCTCTCCCGTAA
- the hisP gene encoding histidine ABC transporter ATP-binding protein HisP, whose product MAENKLNVTDLHKRYGEHEVLKGVSLQANAGDVISIIGSSGSGKSTFLRCINFLEKPSEGSIVVSGENINLVRDKDGQLKVADKHQLRMLRTRLTMVFQHFNLWSHMTVLENVMEAPIQVLGLSKQDARKRAEKYLAKVGIDERQQIKYPVHLSGGQQQRVSIARALAMEPEVLLFDEPTSALDPELVGEVLRIMQQLAEEGKTMVVVTHEMGFARNVSNHVIFLHQGKIEEQGHPDEVLGNPQSARLQQFLKGSLK is encoded by the coding sequence ATGGCTGAGAACAAATTAAACGTTACCGATTTGCACAAACGCTACGGCGAACATGAAGTGCTGAAAGGGGTATCGCTCCAGGCGAATGCCGGCGATGTAATTAGCATTATCGGCTCATCCGGCTCGGGTAAAAGTACCTTCCTGCGCTGCATCAACTTCCTCGAAAAGCCGAGCGAAGGCTCTATTGTGGTCAGCGGCGAGAACATCAACCTGGTACGTGATAAAGACGGCCAGCTGAAGGTGGCGGATAAGCATCAGCTGCGGATGCTGCGTACGCGCCTGACGATGGTGTTCCAGCACTTTAACCTCTGGAGCCACATGACGGTGCTCGAGAACGTGATGGAAGCGCCGATTCAGGTGCTGGGCTTAAGCAAACAAGACGCGCGCAAGCGTGCGGAAAAATACCTCGCCAAGGTGGGTATCGACGAGCGCCAGCAAATTAAATACCCGGTACATCTGTCAGGGGGCCAACAGCAGCGTGTCTCTATTGCCCGCGCGCTGGCAATGGAACCGGAAGTGCTGCTGTTCGATGAACCCACCTCCGCGCTGGATCCGGAGCTGGTGGGCGAAGTGCTGCGTATTATGCAGCAGCTTGCCGAAGAGGGAAAAACGATGGTGGTGGTGACGCACGAGATGGGCTTTGCGCGTAACGTCTCTAACCACGTTATCTTCCTGCATCAGGGAAAGATCGAAGAGCAGGGGCATCCGGACGAGGTATTAGGTAACCCCCAGAGCGCCCGCTTGCAGCAGTTCCTGAAAGGCTCGTTGAAGTAG
- the hisM gene encoding histidine ABC transporter permease HisM, which yields MIEIIQEYWKSLLWTDGYRFTGVAITLWLLISSVVMGGILAVFLAIGRVSNNKFIRFPIWLFTYIFRGTPLYVQLLVFYSGMYTLEIVKGTEMLNAFFRSGLNCTVLALTLNTCAYTTEIFAGAIRSVPHGEIEAARAYGFSSVKLYRCIILPSALRIALPAYSNEVILMLHSTALAFTATVPDLLKIARDINSATYQPFTAFGIAAVLYLMISYVLISLFRKAEKRWLQHIKPTSTH from the coding sequence GTGATCGAGATTATTCAGGAGTACTGGAAATCGCTGCTCTGGACCGACGGCTATCGCTTTACCGGCGTGGCCATCACCCTGTGGCTGCTGATTTCATCCGTGGTGATGGGCGGTATCCTGGCGGTGTTTCTCGCCATTGGCCGGGTATCAAACAATAAATTCATCCGCTTCCCGATCTGGCTGTTTACCTACATTTTTCGTGGTACGCCGCTGTACGTGCAGCTGCTGGTGTTCTACTCCGGCATGTATACGCTGGAGATTGTAAAAGGCACCGAAATGTTAAACGCCTTTTTCCGTAGCGGCCTGAACTGTACGGTACTGGCATTGACGCTGAATACCTGTGCCTACACCACCGAGATCTTTGCCGGTGCCATCCGTTCGGTGCCCCATGGTGAAATCGAGGCGGCGCGGGCTTATGGCTTCTCCTCGGTGAAACTTTATCGTTGCATTATTCTGCCGTCGGCCCTGCGTATCGCGCTGCCTGCCTACAGCAACGAAGTGATCCTGATGCTGCATTCCACCGCACTGGCATTTACTGCCACCGTACCGGATCTGCTGAAAATCGCCCGGGATATTAACTCCGCGACCTATCAGCCCTTTACCGCGTTCGGCATCGCGGCCGTGTTGTATCTGATGATTTCGTATGTCCTGATTAGCCTCTTCCGCAAGGCGGAGAAGCGCTGGTTACAGCATATCAAACCTACTTCGACGCACTGA
- a CDS encoding histidine ABC transporter permease HisQ has product MLYGFSGVILQGALVTLELALSSVVLAVLIGLAGAGAKLSANRALALIFEGYTTLIRGVPDLVLMLLIFYGLQIALNGVTDAIGMGQIDIDPMVAGIITLGFIYGAYFTETFRGAYLAVPKGHIEAATAFGFTSSQTFRRIMFPAMMRFALPGIGNNWQVILKATALVSLLGLEDVVKATQLAGKSTWEPFYFAIVCGVIYLVFTTVSNGVLLLLERRYSVGVKRADL; this is encoded by the coding sequence ATGCTGTACGGATTTTCTGGCGTTATTCTACAAGGCGCGCTGGTCACCCTGGAACTGGCTCTCAGTTCCGTGGTGCTGGCCGTGCTGATAGGCCTGGCGGGCGCGGGGGCAAAACTTTCGGCAAATCGCGCGCTGGCGTTGATTTTCGAAGGCTATACCACACTTATTCGCGGTGTACCTGACCTCGTACTGATGCTGTTGATTTTCTACGGCCTGCAGATTGCGCTAAACGGCGTGACCGATGCCATAGGCATGGGGCAGATCGATATTGATCCTATGGTGGCGGGTATCATCACCCTCGGTTTCATTTACGGTGCTTACTTTACGGAAACGTTCCGCGGCGCCTATCTCGCGGTACCCAAAGGCCATATCGAGGCGGCCACCGCCTTCGGCTTTACCTCCTCTCAGACCTTCCGTCGCATTATGTTTCCGGCCATGATGCGCTTTGCGTTGCCGGGCATTGGTAACAACTGGCAGGTGATCCTCAAAGCCACGGCGCTGGTCTCGTTGCTGGGCCTGGAAGATGTTGTGAAAGCCACCCAGTTGGCGGGCAAAAGCACGTGGGAGCCGTTCTACTTCGCCATTGTTTGTGGCGTTATCTATCTGGTTTTTACCACCGTCTCCAATGGTGTACTGCTGCTGCTCGAACGTCGCTACTCCGTGGGTGTGAAGAGGGCTGACCTGTGA
- the hisJ gene encoding histidine ABC transporter substrate-binding protein HisJ yields MKKLVLSLSLVLAFSSATAAFAAIPQKIRIGTDPTYAPFESKNAKGELVGFDIDLANELCKRIKAQCSYVENPLDALIPSLKAKKIDVIMSSLSITEKRQQEIAFTDKLYAADSRLVVAKSSDIQPTVESLKGKRVGVLQGTTQETYGNEHWAPKGIEIVSYQGQENIYADLTAGRIDAAFQDEVAASEGFLKQPVGKEYKFGGPSIKDEKLFGVGTGMGLRKEDNELREALNKAFAEMRADGTYEKLAKKYFDFDVYGG; encoded by the coding sequence ATGAAAAAATTGGTATTGTCACTTTCTCTGGTTCTGGCCTTTTCCAGCGCCACCGCGGCATTTGCAGCAATTCCGCAAAAAATTCGTATCGGTACGGACCCAACTTATGCCCCGTTCGAATCGAAGAATGCGAAGGGTGAACTGGTCGGTTTTGACATCGATCTGGCGAATGAGCTGTGCAAACGGATCAAAGCACAATGTTCTTATGTTGAAAACCCGCTGGACGCGCTGATTCCGTCGCTGAAAGCGAAGAAAATCGACGTCATCATGTCGTCACTCTCCATCACCGAAAAACGTCAGCAAGAGATTGCCTTTACCGACAAACTCTATGCAGCCGATTCCCGTCTGGTGGTGGCCAAATCCTCCGATATCCAGCCGACCGTTGAGTCATTGAAAGGTAAACGCGTAGGTGTGCTGCAGGGGACCACTCAGGAGACCTACGGTAACGAACACTGGGCGCCAAAAGGGATTGAAATCGTCTCGTATCAGGGCCAGGAGAACATCTACGCCGACCTGACTGCGGGCCGTATCGATGCCGCCTTCCAGGATGAAGTTGCGGCCAGCGAAGGTTTCCTGAAGCAGCCGGTCGGAAAAGAGTATAAGTTCGGCGGCCCGTCCATTAAGGATGAGAAGCTCTTCGGCGTCGGCACCGGTATGGGGCTGCGCAAAGAAGATAACGAGCTGCGTGAAGCGCTGAACAAAGCCTTTGCAGAGATGCGTGCCGACGGCACCTATGAAAAACTCGCCAAAAAGTACTTTGATTTCGACGTATACGGCGGTTAA
- the argT gene encoding lysine/arginine/ornithine ABC transporter substrate-binding protein ArgT: MKKTVLALSLLVGLSAAAGSYAALPQTVRIGTDATYAPFSSKDAKGEFVGFDIDLGNEMCKRMSVKCTWVGSDFDALIPSLKAKKIDAIISSLSITEKRQQEIAFSEKLYAADSRLIAAKGSPVQPTIDSLKGKHVGVLQGSTQEGYANANWREKGVDVVAYQNQDLIYSDLSAGRLDAAFQDEVAASEGFLKQPAGKEFAFAGPSVKDKKYFGDGTGIGLRKDDTELKAAFDKAFDDLRKDGTYDKLAKKYFDFNVYGD, from the coding sequence ATGAAGAAGACGGTTCTGGCTCTGTCTTTGCTGGTGGGATTAAGCGCGGCCGCAGGGAGCTACGCAGCGCTTCCGCAAACCGTACGTATCGGTACCGATGCGACCTATGCGCCATTCTCATCTAAAGATGCGAAAGGGGAGTTCGTCGGGTTTGATATCGATCTGGGGAATGAGATGTGCAAACGCATGTCTGTGAAATGTACCTGGGTAGGCAGCGATTTCGATGCGCTGATCCCGTCCCTCAAAGCCAAGAAAATTGACGCGATTATCTCGTCGCTCTCCATTACTGAGAAGCGCCAGCAGGAGATCGCGTTTTCTGAAAAACTCTACGCAGCAGATTCGCGTCTGATTGCCGCAAAAGGCTCACCCGTACAGCCGACCATCGACTCGCTGAAAGGCAAGCATGTGGGCGTGCTGCAGGGCTCGACGCAGGAAGGTTACGCTAATGCCAACTGGCGTGAGAAGGGGGTCGATGTGGTGGCCTACCAGAACCAGGATCTGATTTACTCTGACCTGTCGGCGGGCCGTCTTGATGCGGCATTCCAGGATGAAGTTGCGGCCAGCGAAGGCTTCCTGAAACAGCCAGCGGGCAAAGAGTTTGCTTTTGCAGGCCCATCGGTTAAAGACAAAAAATACTTTGGTGACGGTACCGGTATTGGCCTGCGTAAGGACGATACTGAGCTGAAAGCGGCCTTCGATAAAGCCTTCGACGACCTGCGCAAAGATGGGACTTACGACAAACTGGCGAAAAAATACTTCGACTTCAATGTCTACGGTGATTAA
- a CDS encoding UbiX family flavin prenyltransferase, with the protein MKRLIVGISGASGAIYGVRLLQVLRNVPDVETHLVMSQAARQTLSLETDLSLRDVQSLADVIHDARDIAATISSGSFKTSGMVILPCSIKTLSGIVNSYTDTLVTRAADVVLKERRPLVLCVRETPLHLGHLRLMTQAAELGAVIMPPVPAFYHRPQSLDDVINQTVNRVIDQFDIELPADLFTRWQGS; encoded by the coding sequence ATGAAACGACTGATAGTAGGGATCTCAGGTGCCAGCGGTGCCATATACGGTGTGCGTTTACTGCAGGTGCTGCGTAACGTGCCGGACGTGGAAACCCATCTGGTAATGAGCCAGGCGGCGCGCCAAACCCTCTCCCTTGAAACAGACCTCTCTCTGCGCGACGTTCAGTCTCTGGCCGACGTCATTCATGACGCCCGTGATATCGCCGCCACCATCTCTTCCGGCTCGTTTAAAACATCGGGAATGGTCATACTGCCCTGTTCGATTAAGACCTTGTCTGGCATCGTGAACAGCTACACCGACACCCTGGTGACCCGTGCGGCCGATGTAGTGCTAAAAGAACGTCGTCCGCTGGTGTTGTGCGTACGTGAAACGCCGCTGCATCTGGGGCATCTGCGTCTGATGACTCAGGCGGCAGAACTGGGCGCGGTGATTATGCCGCCGGTGCCGGCGTTCTACCATCGCCCACAAAGTCTGGATGACGTGATCAATCAAACGGTTAATCGCGTGATCGATCAGTTCGACATTGAACTGCCTGCCGATCTTTTTACCCGCTGGCAGGGTAGCTAA
- the purF gene encoding amidophosphoribosyltransferase, with the protein MCGIVGIAGFMPVNQSIYDALTVLQHRGQDAAGIITIDANNCFRLRKANGLVSDVFEARHMQRLQGNMGIGHVRYPTAGSSSASEAQPFYVNSPYGITLAHNGNLTNAHELRQKLFEEKRRHINTTSDSEILLNIFASELDNFRHYPLEADNIFAAVAATNRLIRGAYACVAMIIGHGMVAFRDPNGIRPLVLGKRDMGDGRTEYMVASESVALDTLGFEFLRDVAPGEAIYITEKGQLFTRMCADNPVSNPCLFEYVYFARPDSFIDKISVYSARVNMGTKLGEKIAREWEDLDIDVVIPIPETSCDIALEMARILGKPYRQGFVKNRYVGRTFIMPGQHLRRKSVRRKLNANRAEFRDKNVLLVDDSIVRGTTSEQIIEMAREAGAKKVYLASAAPEIRFPNVYGIDMPTANELIAHGREVDEIRQIIGADGLIFQDLNDLIEAVRAENPDIQQFECSVFNGIYVTKDVDQQYLDYLDSLRNDDAKAVQMQNDLESLEMHNEG; encoded by the coding sequence ATGTGCGGTATTGTCGGTATCGCCGGTTTCATGCCGGTAAACCAGTCGATTTATGACGCGTTAACGGTGCTTCAGCACCGTGGGCAGGATGCTGCGGGTATCATCACCATTGATGCAAATAACTGCTTCCGTTTACGTAAGGCGAATGGCCTGGTAAGCGATGTGTTTGAAGCCCGCCATATGCAGCGTCTGCAAGGTAATATGGGTATTGGTCACGTTCGTTATCCTACCGCTGGTAGTTCCAGCGCCTCTGAAGCACAGCCTTTCTATGTAAACTCCCCGTATGGCATCACGCTTGCTCACAACGGCAACCTGACCAACGCGCACGAGTTACGCCAGAAGCTGTTTGAAGAGAAGCGTCGCCACATTAACACCACTTCTGATTCTGAAATTCTGCTGAATATTTTTGCCAGTGAACTGGACAACTTCCGTCACTATCCGCTTGAAGCAGATAACATTTTTGCTGCCGTGGCTGCCACTAACCGTCTGATCCGTGGTGCTTATGCCTGCGTAGCGATGATTATCGGCCACGGTATGGTTGCCTTCCGCGACCCGAACGGTATCCGCCCGCTGGTGCTGGGTAAACGTGACATGGGCGACGGCCGTACCGAATACATGGTGGCCTCTGAGAGCGTGGCGCTGGATACCCTGGGCTTTGAATTCCTGCGCGATGTCGCGCCAGGCGAAGCGATTTACATCACCGAGAAAGGGCAGCTGTTCACCCGCATGTGTGCGGATAATCCGGTCAGCAATCCGTGTCTGTTCGAGTATGTTTACTTCGCGCGTCCAGACTCCTTCATCGATAAAATCTCCGTCTACAGCGCCCGTGTGAATATGGGAACCAAGCTTGGCGAGAAGATTGCGCGTGAGTGGGAAGATCTGGATATCGACGTGGTGATCCCCATCCCGGAGACCTCCTGCGATATCGCACTGGAGATGGCACGTATTCTGGGCAAACCCTATCGTCAGGGTTTTGTGAAAAACCGCTACGTGGGTCGTACCTTTATCATGCCAGGCCAGCACCTGCGCCGTAAATCCGTGCGCCGTAAGCTCAACGCCAACCGCGCTGAGTTCCGCGATAAAAACGTGCTGCTGGTTGATGACTCTATTGTACGCGGCACGACCTCTGAGCAGATTATCGAGATGGCCCGTGAAGCCGGAGCGAAGAAGGTCTATCTGGCCTCTGCTGCGCCGGAAATCCGCTTCCCGAACGTCTACGGTATCGACATGCCAACGGCGAACGAGCTGATTGCCCACGGTCGTGAAGTGGACGAAATTCGCCAGATCATCGGCGCGGACGGCCTGATTTTCCAGGATCTCAACGATCTCATCGAGGCGGTGCGTGCGGAAAATCCGGATATTCAGCAGTTTGAATGCTCAGTATTCAATGGTATTTACGTCACGAAAGATGTCGATCAGCAGTATCTCGACTATCTCGATTCCCTGCGAAATGACGACGCGAAAGCGGTTCAGATGCAGAACGATCTTGAAAGCTTAGAGATGCATAACGAAGGCTAA
- the cvpA gene encoding colicin V production protein, translated as MVWIDYAIIAVIGFSCLVSLIRGFVREALSLVTWGCAFFVASHYYTYLSVWFTGFEDELVRNGIAIAVLFIATLIVGAIVNYVIGQLVEKTGLSGTDRVLGICFGALRGALIVAAILFFLDTFTGFSKSEDWQKSQLIPQFSFIIRWFFDYLQSSSSFLPRT; from the coding sequence ATGGTCTGGATTGATTACGCCATCATTGCGGTGATTGGTTTTTCCTGTCTGGTTAGCCTGATCCGTGGCTTTGTTCGTGAAGCGTTATCGCTGGTAACCTGGGGCTGTGCCTTCTTCGTTGCCAGTCATTACTACACTTACCTGTCTGTCTGGTTCACGGGCTTTGAAGATGAACTGGTCCGAAACGGAATCGCCATCGCGGTACTGTTTATCGCGACGTTGATTGTCGGCGCTATCGTCAATTATGTGATAGGTCAGCTGGTCGAGAAAACCGGTCTGTCAGGTACGGACAGGGTGCTCGGCATCTGTTTTGGGGCATTGCGAGGCGCGCTGATTGTGGCGGCGATACTGTTCTTCCTTGATACCTTTACCGGGTTCTCAAAAAGTGAAGACTGGCAGAAATCGCAGCTGATTCCACAATTCAGTTTCATCATCAGATGGTTCTTTGACTATCTGCAAAGCTCGTCGAGTTTCTTGCCCAGAACCTGA
- the dedD gene encoding cell division protein DedD, with protein MASKFQNRLAGTIVLVALGVIILPGLLDGQKKHYQDEFAAIPLVPKPGDRDEPDMLPAATQALPAQPPEGAAEEVQAGDAAAPSIDPARMAASNNGELDPVPVQAEQPAPKSVQKPKPAEKPQPKPQRDNTRDQLAAATETPPAKPAAEEKPAPTGKAYVVQLGALKNADKVNEIVAKLRGAGYRAYTSPGTPVQGKITRILVGPDASKEKLKGSLGELNQLSGLSGVVMNYSAN; from the coding sequence GTGGCAAGTAAGTTTCAGAACCGTTTAGCAGGAACCATTGTGCTGGTAGCGCTGGGGGTGATCATCCTCCCGGGGCTGCTCGACGGGCAGAAAAAACATTATCAGGATGAGTTCGCGGCGATCCCGCTGGTACCAAAACCTGGCGACCGTGATGAGCCGGATATGCTGCCTGCCGCGACGCAGGCCCTGCCTGCTCAGCCGCCTGAAGGCGCCGCAGAAGAGGTACAGGCGGGCGATGCCGCTGCGCCGTCAATAGATCCTGCGCGCATGGCCGCCAGTAATAATGGCGAACTGGATCCCGTGCCGGTACAGGCTGAACAGCCTGCGCCAAAGTCGGTACAAAAACCGAAGCCTGCCGAGAAACCGCAGCCGAAGCCGCAGCGTGATAATACTCGCGACCAACTGGCCGCAGCCACGGAAACGCCTCCAGCGAAACCGGCGGCGGAAGAGAAGCCCGCACCGACTGGCAAAGCGTATGTGGTGCAGCTCGGCGCGCTGAAAAATGCGGATAAGGTTAACGAGATCGTTGCCAAACTCCGTGGCGCGGGGTATCGCGCTTACACTTCACCTGGTACACCGGTACAAGGTAAAATCACCCGTATTCTCGTCGGGCCTGATGCCTCAAAAGAGAAGCTAAAAGGCTCGCTGGGGGAACTCAATCAGCTCTCAGGATTGAGCGGTGTGGTGATGAATTATAGCGCGAACTGA